From one Planococcus citri chromosome 3, ihPlaCitr1.1, whole genome shotgun sequence genomic stretch:
- the LOC135839748 gene encoding thioredoxin-like: protein MFSHSNRRFFVFLTMVMAVTRNFYSVNTAQTEPPIEIVDAEEVQEITDAPTPAAETSARVTVGAASTDAPVPIESYYCQNSIDITTVALFEKNVLNSTKPIIVQFWGESSDPCKIMTARIGKAIDDKGGKIKLARVNIDDHKKIASIAGVKTVPIIVAYRGGEVIETLHGIKDESDLKIFVGKFIVD from the exons atGTTCAGTCATTCGAACCGtagatttttcgtttttttaacgATGGTTATGGCAGttactcgaaatttttactCGGTGAATACTGCTCAAACTGAACCTCCGATTGAAATCGTTGACGCTGAAGAAGTCCAAGAAATCACCGATGCTCCTACTCCTGCTGCTGAAACTTCAGCCAGGGTCACCGTTGGTGCTGCCTCGACCGATGCCCCTGTCCCCATTGAGAGTTATTATTGCCAAAATTCGATCGATATTACTACTGTGgcattatttgagaaaaatgtgcTCAATAGTACGAAACCTATCATCGTTCAGTTCTGGGGAGA ATCTAGCGATCCTTGTAAAATCATGACCGCTCGAATTGGAAAAGCGATCGACGATAAAGGAGGTAAAATTAAACTAGCCAGAGTCAATATAGATGATCATAAGAAAATCGCATCGATAGCTGGA GTTAAAACTGTCCCTATCATAGTTGCTTACCGAGGAGGCGAAGTCATCGAAACATTGCATGGAATAAAAGACGaaagtgatttgaaaatatttgttggaaaatttatcgtGGATTGA
- the LOC135839747 gene encoding pyridoxine/pyridoxamine 5'-phosphate oxidase-like, translated as MIVGSSVKFIPTLKSIFYLKNVRLEHYVGVGSSFMRYPKKRRFSINMALLYESKGDGSETKYDISSMRCPYLSKPQVIKEEQIEKDPIKWFKTWFELAKQCKEISEPNAMCLATATKDGFPSARFVLLKSFGTDGFVFFTNSDSRKGKEMTENPNVAVVFYWESLKKSVRIEGSVSKIPPAESDDYFHSRPRDSQIGACVSKQSSVVANRQVLEDINEELTKKYENKEIPRPSNWGGYLITPKKIEFWQGQSNRLHDRIVFRKPLPDEKPDEVMVHSAEAGWVYEHLAP; from the exons ATGATCGTTGGTTCGTCGGTGAAGTTTATTCCaacattaaaatcaattttttacttaaaaaatgtAAGACTTGAGCATTATGTTGGTGTTGGTAGTTCATTTATGAGATATCCCAAGAAGAG GAGGTTCTCTATCAACATGGCATTGTTATACGAATCCAAAGGCGATGGTTCTGAAACAAAATACGATATATCGT CCATGAGATGTCCGTACCTTTCCAAACCGCAAGTAATCAAAGAAGAACAGATAGAAAAAGATCCAATTAAATGGTTTAAAACATGGTTCGAGTTGGCGAAACAATGTAAAGAAATTTCCGAACCGAATGCAATGTGTTTGGCTACAGCTACGAA AGATGGATTTCCATCAGCTCGTTTCGTTCTGTTGAAATCCTTCGGTACAGACGGATTCGTTTTTTTCACCAACTCTGACAGCAGAAAAGGCAAAGAAATG ACTGAAAACCCGAACGTAGCTGTAGTATTTTATTGGGAATCGTTGAAGAAATCA GTTCGAATCGAAGGAAGTGTCAGTAAAATTCCACCGGCAGAATCTGACGATTATTTTCACAGTCGACCTCGTGATAGCCAAATTGGAGCTTGTGTCAGTAAACAAAGCAGCGTTGTGGCTAATCGACAAGTTTTAGAAGATATTAACGAAGAACTtacgaaaaaatatgaaaataaagaGATTCCGAGACCGAGTAAttg GGGTGGATATTTAATCACACCGAAGAAAATCGAGTTTTGGCAAGGGCAAAGCAATCGATTACACGACAGAATCGTTTTTCGAAAACCATTACCGGATGAAAAGCCCGATGAAGTAATGGTACATTCCGCTGAAGCTGGTTGGGTATACGAACACTTAGCTCCTTGA